A single region of the Thioalkalivibrio nitratireducens DSM 14787 genome encodes:
- the pgsA gene encoding CDP-diacylglycerol--glycerol-3-phosphate 3-phosphatidyltransferase codes for MLRNLPTWLTWSRIAMIPLMVVLFYGLPDPWGGIAAALIFAVAGLTDWLDGYLARRLEVTSRFGAFLDPVADKLIVAAALVLVVHDDATLGIAVAAIVIIGREIAISALREWMSAIGSRARVAVSWIGKVKTTAQMVSIFLLLWAVPLGPVPVYLLGEWLLYLAAVLTLISMAQYMLAARRGA; via the coding sequence ATGCTGCGCAACCTGCCCACCTGGCTGACCTGGTCGCGCATCGCGATGATTCCGCTGATGGTGGTTCTGTTCTATGGGTTGCCGGATCCGTGGGGCGGCATCGCCGCTGCACTGATCTTCGCGGTCGCCGGCCTTACCGACTGGCTCGACGGTTACCTGGCCCGGCGCCTGGAGGTCACGTCCCGCTTCGGCGCGTTCCTGGATCCGGTGGCGGACAAGCTCATCGTCGCCGCGGCGCTGGTGCTGGTGGTCCACGACGACGCCACCCTGGGCATCGCGGTGGCCGCGATCGTGATCATCGGGCGCGAGATCGCGATCTCCGCGCTGCGGGAATGGATGTCGGCCATCGGAAGCCGCGCGCGGGTGGCGGTCTCGTGGATCGGCAAGGTGAAGACGACCGCGCAGATGGTATCCATCTTCCTGCTGCTCTGGGCGGTGCCGCTCGGCCCCGTCCCCGTGTACCTGCTGGGCGAATGGCTGCTGTACCTGGCCGCCGTGCTCACGCTGATCTCGATGGCCCAGTACATGCTCGCAGCGCGCCGAGGTGCTTGA
- a CDS encoding MraY family glycosyltransferase — MALLAALIVAAALTPVNWWALWSLPLGVVVLGLLGLVDDLFDIGSAIRLLAQLGVAWVMAVAGVQIASLGNLLGTGPLNLGWIGPAFTILCVAFMINAINMMDGIDGLAGSISLLAAVGLSVLAVSAGMGGKAAAGVLLASGLAAFLLFNLRSPWLRRAAVFLGDSGSMVLGFVLAWLAVAITQPAASGVAPVSIAFLLLLPAADSLGVFVRRLRRGRNPLAADRTHLHHVLCRAGLPVTTVVLLIAGNQLVLVLLALACHFGGCPEPLQFAMVTLLLLAYVGFSLNAHHFLRAMLRGRRRRLASGGLKPEIG, encoded by the coding sequence GTGGCCTTGCTGGCCGCGCTCATCGTCGCCGCGGCGCTGACCCCGGTAAACTGGTGGGCGCTGTGGTCGCTTCCGCTGGGTGTCGTCGTACTCGGATTGCTGGGTCTAGTCGATGACCTGTTCGATATCGGATCGGCCATTCGGCTTCTCGCCCAGCTCGGGGTCGCCTGGGTCATGGCCGTTGCCGGTGTGCAGATCGCCTCGCTCGGAAACCTGCTCGGCACCGGTCCGCTCAACCTGGGATGGATCGGGCCGGCGTTCACCATCCTTTGCGTCGCGTTCATGATCAATGCAATCAACATGATGGATGGGATCGACGGGCTGGCCGGCAGCATCAGCCTGCTGGCAGCCGTGGGCCTTTCCGTGCTGGCGGTATCCGCGGGGATGGGCGGGAAGGCGGCCGCTGGCGTCCTGCTGGCCTCGGGTCTGGCGGCGTTCCTGCTGTTCAACCTGCGCAGTCCCTGGCTGCGCAGGGCTGCGGTCTTCCTGGGAGACAGCGGAAGCATGGTACTGGGGTTCGTGCTGGCCTGGCTCGCGGTGGCGATCACCCAGCCGGCCGCGTCCGGTGTGGCACCCGTTTCGATCGCGTTCCTGCTGCTGCTGCCGGCGGCCGACAGCCTGGGCGTGTTCGTCCGCCGGCTGCGGCGGGGCCGCAATCCGCTCGCGGCCGATCGTACCCATCTGCATCATGTATTGTGTCGGGCCGGTCTGCCGGTGACTACTGTGGTTTTGCTGATCGCGGGAAACCAGCTGGTGCTGGTACTGCTGGCCCTGGCCTGTCATTTCGGTGGGTGCCCGGAGCCCCTGCAATTCGCGATGGTCACGCTGCTGCTGCTGGCCTACGTCGGTTTTTCGCTGAATGCGCATCATTTCCTGCGTGCGATGCTTCGGGGTCGGCGCCGCCGTCTGGCATCGGGCGGCCTGAAGCCCGAGATCGGGTGA
- a CDS encoding tyrosine-protein phosphatase, whose protein sequence is MVNPQNDPLEFIAVPATGMVDVHAHLLPGIDDGAKDLQQALNMARLAVADGTRALVVTPHHLNGVYRNPADSVRGHCTSLRAALRSEGLDLVIFPGSECHLVPELPTALAEGSAMTVADRGHAVLVELPVHNVPFGATGILEDLLAMGLQPVIAHPERNAEVAGNPDILEEWVSMGCLGQITAQSCSGRFGPRVQQAAEHMVRQGLVQIVASDAHRDSRRVPELSQGRAPIERWVGSEAARLMAEDFPRALVAGDAVDTRRLDDARRPPRAARIRGWLGRLRA, encoded by the coding sequence ATGGTCAATCCCCAGAACGACCCTTTGGAGTTCATCGCGGTACCGGCCACCGGTATGGTGGATGTTCACGCCCATCTGCTTCCCGGAATCGACGATGGTGCGAAGGATCTGCAGCAGGCCCTGAACATGGCGCGGCTGGCGGTTGCCGACGGTACCCGCGCGCTGGTGGTTACACCCCACCACCTCAATGGCGTCTACCGGAATCCGGCGGACTCAGTTCGCGGCCATTGCACCTCGCTGCGTGCGGCGCTGCGCAGCGAGGGGCTCGACCTCGTGATTTTTCCCGGATCGGAATGCCACCTGGTGCCGGAACTGCCCACAGCCCTGGCCGAGGGCAGCGCAATGACCGTGGCGGACCGGGGGCATGCGGTTCTGGTGGAACTGCCGGTGCATAACGTGCCATTCGGGGCCACGGGGATCCTGGAAGACCTGCTCGCGATGGGCCTGCAGCCTGTCATCGCGCATCCCGAGCGCAACGCCGAAGTCGCAGGAAACCCCGATATCCTGGAAGAGTGGGTTTCGATGGGCTGTCTCGGCCAGATCACCGCACAATCCTGCAGCGGTCGTTTCGGTCCGCGCGTGCAGCAGGCGGCCGAGCATATGGTCCGGCAGGGCCTGGTCCAGATCGTCGCATCGGACGCACACCGCGACAGCCGCCGCGTGCCCGAACTGTCGCAGGGGCGGGCACCGATCGAACGCTGGGTGGGCAGCGAAGCGGCACGCCTGATGGCCGAGGATTTTCCCCGGGCATTGGTGGCCGGCGATGCAGTGGATACCCGGCGTCTGGATGACGCACGAAGGCCACCGCGTGCGGCGCGGATTCGGGGCTGGTTGGGCAGGTTGCGGGCCTGA
- a CDS encoding O-antigen ligase family protein: MTASSTDAVPRRRRRRQGRHTERSAGTGVWAATLALALAALALPLMLGNRIPEAMTASLLLMTSASLLAGILAMLPLQGALALPSRSWLAFGGAFSALVLVQVLPLSALADVFGAYPDALWQHPAFEPRHWSPDVGATLRGWAAFVALFTAAWIAHGLCRAQRHLLWLGLVGMALFQAGYGVAAHAAGTDSIFGVWPRNNPDFVHGSFSNRNLFAAYLALLWPLSVAVWWIRDMPLLGRLPKELKVAGSLMASAVIGAALLASASRLGSAAGMAGMLVALILWSRHRHLLHAHTAWPAYLALAAALLAAAWYGLTPLAARLLATGIDDGRFEVAALMLAEFPWQWYLHGVGLGGFEAVFKQFQPGHISGWYDYAHNDLLQWLVEMGFAGLLLLAVVVGALFRSAHLSTERIALYAGLAALSMVGLGDFSWHIPATQFTLALFIGTLLRRPRYGLSPIRQAGTPSYGPLRT, translated from the coding sequence TTGACAGCATCCAGTACTGACGCGGTCCCGCGTCGGCGGCGCAGGCGGCAGGGCCGCCACACCGAGCGGTCCGCCGGCACGGGCGTCTGGGCTGCGACTCTCGCGCTCGCGCTCGCGGCGCTCGCGCTGCCGCTGATGCTGGGCAACCGTATCCCTGAGGCGATGACGGCCAGCCTGCTGTTGATGACTTCCGCGTCGCTGCTCGCGGGTATCCTCGCGATGCTGCCGCTGCAAGGCGCCCTGGCCCTGCCGTCGCGCAGCTGGCTGGCATTCGGAGGTGCCTTCAGCGCGCTGGTGCTCGTTCAGGTGCTGCCGTTGTCAGCGCTCGCGGACGTGTTCGGCGCGTACCCCGACGCGCTCTGGCAGCATCCGGCATTCGAACCGCGGCATTGGTCGCCCGACGTCGGTGCGACCCTGCGGGGCTGGGCTGCCTTCGTCGCGCTGTTCACCGCCGCGTGGATTGCCCATGGCCTGTGCCGCGCCCAGCGCCATTTGCTCTGGCTCGGGCTGGTAGGCATGGCGCTGTTCCAGGCGGGCTACGGCGTCGCCGCGCACGCGGCCGGCACCGACAGCATCTTCGGTGTCTGGCCGCGGAACAACCCGGACTTCGTGCACGGGAGCTTCAGCAACCGGAACCTGTTTGCGGCCTACCTGGCGCTGCTCTGGCCGCTCTCGGTAGCGGTGTGGTGGATCCGCGACATGCCGCTGCTAGGGCGACTCCCGAAGGAACTGAAGGTTGCCGGCAGCCTGATGGCCAGCGCGGTGATCGGCGCCGCGCTGCTGGCCAGCGCCTCGCGCCTTGGCAGCGCCGCGGGGATGGCCGGGATGCTGGTGGCGCTGATCCTGTGGTCGCGGCATCGGCACCTGCTGCACGCCCACACGGCCTGGCCGGCGTACCTGGCGCTTGCGGCCGCGCTGCTGGCCGCGGCCTGGTATGGTCTAACCCCCCTTGCAGCACGCCTGCTGGCCACAGGCATTGATGACGGGCGCTTCGAGGTGGCCGCGCTGATGCTCGCAGAATTCCCCTGGCAGTGGTATCTGCACGGGGTGGGGCTGGGCGGGTTCGAGGCCGTATTCAAGCAGTTCCAGCCCGGACACATCAGCGGTTGGTACGACTACGCGCACAACGACCTGCTGCAATGGCTGGTGGAAATGGGGTTTGCGGGACTGCTGCTGCTGGCAGTGGTGGTCGGGGCCCTGTTCCGTTCCGCACATCTGAGCACCGAGCGCATCGCCCTCTACGCCGGGCTCGCCGCGCTGTCCATGGTGGGCCTCGGCGACTTCAGCTGGCACATCCCGGCCACCCAGTTCACGCTCGCGCTGTTCATCGGAACCCTGCTGCGCCGTCCCCGCTACGGCCTGTCACCCATCCGCCAAGCTGGCACGCCATCCTACGGCCCGTTGCGGACCTGA
- a CDS encoding SLBB domain-containing protein, whose protein sequence is MNGLVCFPSAARVLALAFLAMVVLMTGCASHPSSNGEASSAADFQQQVANEARIQDVNEQLLALAAESGIGGGVYRVGAEDQIQVDIFGVPELSREYRVDGSGRIMMPLIGAVAVSGLTLDELEAVVAEKYGESYLRSPQVSARVTEFRSQQFTVVGAVSNPRVYSVSRQTTLIEALAMAGGVTDAAGDTIYLTDRVRDPESGALRVRTLLVPVDDLMRHASENNVALGESALINVPRGGFVYVEGAVNRPGAFAQRGNTTVLKALAEAGGLKFEANKSSMRILRRSIDSGTWEHLEVNYAEIRDNPDLDMPLENGDVVVVETDGFKAGWAGFWRNAAGLALLGFRPL, encoded by the coding sequence ATGAACGGGTTGGTGTGTTTTCCCTCTGCAGCGCGGGTGCTTGCGCTGGCTTTCCTGGCCATGGTCGTCTTGATGACTGGCTGTGCCAGCCATCCCAGCAGCAACGGCGAGGCCTCGTCGGCAGCCGATTTCCAGCAACAGGTCGCGAACGAGGCCCGGATCCAGGACGTGAACGAGCAGCTCCTGGCGCTGGCCGCCGAGAGCGGGATAGGGGGCGGCGTGTATCGCGTCGGCGCAGAGGATCAGATCCAGGTGGATATCTTCGGCGTACCCGAACTTTCGCGGGAGTACCGCGTGGACGGAAGCGGCAGGATCATGATGCCGCTGATCGGGGCGGTTGCCGTTTCCGGGCTGACGCTGGACGAACTGGAGGCAGTGGTTGCAGAGAAGTACGGCGAATCCTACCTTCGCAGCCCGCAGGTCAGCGCCCGGGTCACCGAGTTTCGCAGCCAGCAGTTCACCGTGGTCGGGGCCGTGTCCAACCCTCGGGTGTATTCGGTGAGCCGCCAAACGACGTTGATCGAGGCGCTGGCGATGGCCGGCGGTGTGACCGACGCAGCCGGCGATACCATCTACCTTACCGATCGTGTGCGTGACCCCGAATCCGGCGCGTTGCGGGTACGTACCCTGTTGGTACCGGTGGACGATCTGATGCGCCACGCCAGCGAGAACAACGTGGCGCTCGGTGAATCGGCGCTGATCAACGTACCCCGTGGCGGCTTCGTGTACGTGGAGGGCGCGGTGAACCGGCCGGGCGCGTTTGCGCAGCGCGGTAACACCACCGTGCTGAAGGCGTTGGCCGAAGCCGGGGGACTGAAGTTCGAAGCCAATAAGTCGTCGATGCGGATACTGCGCCGTTCCATCGACAGTGGCACGTGGGAGCATCTGGAAGTGAACTATGCGGAGATCCGTGACAACCCGGATCTGGACATGCCGCTGGAAAACGGGGACGTCGTCGTGGTCGAGACCGATGGTTTCAAGGCGGGCTGGGCCGGATTCTGGCGCAATGCTGCCGGGCTGGCACTGCTGGGCTTCCGCCCCCTGTAA
- a CDS encoding GumC family protein, whose protein sequence is MASDKDKEQDRPVHHLKPVSGAGGQVTVYDPHVSVPEDDDSIDLREYWRILVKRKWVVFGLLAIVLTATTMGTLLMVPEYRAEATVQIKPEGGRILAYEDFESSARGAAGNQQFLTTQYEILRSRSLAEAVVRREGLQDHPELTGEIRQRSVMGEMRELAGMLLAAIRPAAGGEHDVSDAAPSDPVRAAAKHLRDRIEVQPVRNSNLVQVSVVGFDREFSSRLANAVVREYIEGTMQRRYDAGSEARKFLQTQLDEMRIALERSDRALADFARDAHVSDLAENMEMARAGLRSLSERLDDVRNELVQLAGWRELVQQGRIDHLDPVANSATIADLQTRLLDASAEYASLSERFLDSYPTVAETLRRIELLRAEIAAEKQKIADGILGRFETLRAQEAALERAIAEREERIMAMNEQGVQYNILRREFETNQELYDGLLQRMKEIGVAAGIQENNISVIDEARTPAAPFKPVLGKNLAIASMLGLMVGIGLALLLEFLDSTIRRTEDVERLVDRPVLGLVPLVRPRERGGSRRKNSKGTDRSLSHYSAEHPQSSVSEAYRSLRTSLMFATPEGMPKVLLVTSASQSEGKSTTAANLATVLAQNGGRVLLIDADLRKPSLHRDFAKPRSPGLTNCIAQANQGRIVDGPAIHESDVDGLWLMLAGHSTPSPAELLSSSRLGKVLADCRQDLRPCRRGCAADPGISGCGDSVADRRRCDSGGGLGPDRKGELPGRDPAVEPGAGAGAGGRTQPSRPRKPRLRVLLVVLLQLRKQPGAAGCSEAGFEQGVLTSAARQ, encoded by the coding sequence ATGGCTTCTGACAAGGACAAGGAACAGGACCGGCCGGTCCACCATCTCAAGCCGGTCAGCGGGGCCGGCGGACAAGTGACCGTTTACGATCCCCACGTGTCCGTGCCCGAGGACGATGACAGCATCGACCTGCGCGAATACTGGCGGATCCTGGTCAAACGCAAATGGGTCGTGTTCGGCCTGCTGGCGATCGTGCTCACGGCCACCACGATGGGAACGTTGCTGATGGTTCCGGAATACCGCGCCGAGGCGACGGTGCAGATCAAACCCGAAGGGGGACGGATCCTCGCCTACGAGGATTTCGAATCCTCCGCCCGCGGTGCCGCCGGGAATCAGCAGTTCCTGACCACGCAGTACGAGATCCTGCGCAGCCGCTCGCTGGCCGAGGCGGTGGTGCGGCGCGAGGGACTTCAGGATCATCCGGAACTGACCGGCGAAATACGCCAGCGCAGCGTGATGGGCGAAATGCGCGAACTGGCCGGCATGCTGCTGGCGGCGATCCGTCCGGCCGCGGGCGGGGAGCACGACGTATCCGATGCCGCGCCCTCGGATCCAGTCCGTGCCGCTGCGAAGCACCTGAGGGACCGCATCGAAGTGCAGCCGGTACGCAACTCGAACCTGGTGCAGGTCAGCGTAGTGGGTTTCGACCGCGAGTTCTCGTCGCGCCTCGCCAACGCCGTGGTGCGCGAGTACATCGAAGGCACGATGCAACGCCGCTACGATGCCGGCAGCGAGGCGCGCAAGTTCCTTCAGACCCAGCTCGACGAGATGCGCATCGCGCTGGAAAGATCCGACCGCGCACTGGCCGATTTCGCACGCGACGCGCATGTATCCGACCTCGCCGAGAACATGGAGATGGCCCGCGCGGGGCTGCGCAGCCTGAGCGAGCGGCTCGACGATGTGCGCAACGAACTCGTGCAGCTCGCCGGTTGGCGCGAACTCGTGCAGCAGGGGCGGATCGATCACCTGGATCCGGTGGCGAACAGTGCCACGATCGCCGATCTGCAGACGCGACTGCTCGACGCCAGCGCCGAGTATGCCAGCCTGTCGGAACGCTTCCTCGACAGCTATCCAACGGTAGCGGAGACGCTGCGGCGTATCGAACTCCTGCGCGCCGAGATCGCGGCCGAGAAACAGAAAATTGCGGACGGCATCCTCGGGCGCTTCGAGACGCTGCGCGCGCAGGAGGCCGCGCTCGAGCGCGCAATTGCCGAGCGCGAAGAACGGATCATGGCCATGAATGAGCAGGGCGTGCAGTACAACATCCTGCGCCGGGAGTTCGAGACCAACCAGGAACTCTACGACGGCCTGCTGCAACGCATGAAGGAGATCGGCGTCGCGGCCGGGATCCAGGAGAACAACATCTCGGTGATCGACGAGGCGCGTACGCCGGCTGCGCCATTCAAGCCGGTGTTGGGCAAGAACCTCGCCATTGCTTCGATGCTCGGGCTGATGGTCGGGATCGGGCTGGCGTTGTTGCTGGAGTTCCTCGACAGTACCATCCGGCGCACCGAGGACGTGGAACGCCTCGTAGACCGGCCGGTGCTCGGGCTCGTGCCACTGGTGCGGCCGCGCGAACGTGGCGGCAGCCGGCGGAAGAATTCGAAAGGCACCGACCGCTCGCTCAGCCACTACAGCGCAGAGCATCCGCAGTCATCGGTGTCGGAGGCCTACCGTTCGCTGCGCACCAGCCTGATGTTCGCCACTCCGGAGGGAATGCCGAAGGTGCTGCTCGTGACCAGCGCTTCGCAGAGCGAGGGCAAGAGCACTACGGCGGCCAATCTCGCGACCGTGCTCGCACAGAACGGGGGCCGTGTGCTGCTGATCGACGCCGATCTGCGCAAGCCCTCGTTGCACCGGGACTTCGCCAAGCCGCGGTCTCCCGGGCTGACGAACTGCATTGCCCAGGCTAACCAGGGTCGCATCGTCGATGGGCCCGCCATCCATGAATCCGATGTGGATGGCCTATGGTTGATGCTGGCCGGCCATTCCACGCCGAGCCCCGCCGAGCTGCTCAGTTCCAGCCGCCTGGGCAAGGTGCTGGCGGACTGCAGGCAGGATCTTCGACCATGTCGTCGTGGATGCGCCGCCGATCCTGGGATTAGCGGATGCGGTGATTCTGTCGCGGATCGTCGACGGTGTGATTCTGGTGGCGGCCTCGGGCCAGACCGGAAAGGAGAGCTTCCGGGTCGCGATCCGGCGGTTGAACCAGGTGCAGGCGCCGGTGCTGGGGGTCGTACTCAACCGAGTCGACCTCGAAAGCCCCGACTACGCGTACTACTCGTCGTATTACTACAATTACGAAAGCAGCCGGGAGCAGCTGGATGTTCCGAAGCCGGGTTTGAGCAAGGCGTCCTGACGTCGGCGGCACGACAATGA